A region from the Branchiostoma lanceolatum isolate klBraLanc5 chromosome 2, klBraLanc5.hap2, whole genome shotgun sequence genome encodes:
- the LOC136428144 gene encoding centrosome and spindle pole-associated protein 1-like isoform X7, with translation MSDDIEKFIEQQKQKITAERQELGIPADPDISPSHGVNNGPSKENIPPTQGSKRDSGGPVEFGGLKLGGYEDHRKKLQEERKREYNQLLNEQKKFRSTGVNSRIQEIEHAKSLPRSSSEPQGLNNDQGSRTYPQRRRDTSPLGKETYDDILKRKREEEDRYRRLDDPEMITDRRRDDRLRDHPLRASRSDGFLNEPDDRRDYDRKVNRLDDDYGSRHVRFRDRDDYVDEDRRDWSRSRAGRRRDLNSAEGERPSREKDDKDRAHSAPPEDGFVIEKAQQSTFFTGNQERASAVRRKKDAYRQDLMRQMADNERARKKEKSRDMRINASGENDPEKLTSVPEEEPGRIRDLPPTNRQPNRQRGRDTSPYRPYHTLDDEPEGRDRRQDRQRTPPYRPQQAFATPPPQPQRGLGPQPMGYMQPGVVPANPYFMGAPMIPVAAPLGPYRTPYDDAYYYYGMRHPLDPNIGGAGGPVPPTGGPVPPLTTLANGRSDSLPVPSINIPNVSPRGPEFTREDAARKRTESRIQDMVADDDTRKSQEAIEKQRQYQEDLKEQMRLRDLKKQKERDEKERIRGRDGRYDRKLEAEAQNYNPWGKGGGGAPLRNSDGRVVADLRKMHIQNEEDQLSPRNEYSDKPVVNLEVNMASLTEPPRQPPIKESQDPDAITQFLANHNQNVGNRTQYPGHDGGSGSNNTSEALNMYTYKSPFARKNKVFEDEDNEQKNQRDEYQSELQRQVEEKKRRQEEEKRKQKEEEDREERRLAEQRERMQQEYEAEQRKQRDKEEEVKRKNEELKQLAEERRQEVERKKREEDEKHDQERRRQLDEEDRRRREEQQRQRVSSPPIPTLRKNEEEIHQPPPDSYRERPPPSPPVPAVRTRERAPAYQGPAKELLSPTPSTPAYLERVRELIIPPDVFNNDTDSEVGTVTPSVNSRESSGIKGRLDNGRSRVVDGNPHDVIDQLSAMRAQLQSEQRRVQSQLDHAKFDSVPAPKPQPPPPRRELTGVDIFDMARNRSRVAVRRPVQTADTSADPRNLEDFNDLKHRKNTVSRQEFRSRYPDDPYTARGLEAQQYAMLQQQEEKLGKLRQGGLASEMPNMGPRDLGLQRGDDLSRKSLLDSESAFIDTNGIQSNSDLNGEATFPPDMVDERKGPTARERRRQQRKSPSPHLLEKDELSLGGDSYLEAQPGPSGTQPGNFGSLTSLDVDRVAAKNEERLRRLKTLQGDDQSIGDPDDILQRFMNQQKHNRPSSTTTLDTEAWLRPGTGNTSLLSKT, from the exons AATGACCAGGGCAGCCGCACGTATCCTCAGCGCCGGCGAGACACCAGCCCGCTGGGAAAGGAAACATATGATGACATCTTGAAACGGAAGCGGGAAGAAGAGGACAGATATCGTCGCTTGGATGATCCAGAGATGATCACAGACAGAAGAAG GGATGACAGACTTCGCGACCATCCCCTCAGAGCATCGAGAAGTGATGGCTTCCTGAACGAACCAGATGATCGTCGG GATTACGACCGGAAGGTGAATCGTCTGGATGATGACTACGGTAGCAGGCACGTCCgtttcagggacagggatgaTTATGTAGATGAGGACAGACGTGACTGG AGTCGTAGCAGGGCAGGGAGGAGAAGAGACCTCAACTCAGCTGAAGGAGAGAG ACCATCAAGAGAAAAGGATGACAAGGACCGTGCCCACTCTGCGCCTCCTGAAGATGGCTTTGTCATTG AAAAAGCCCAACAATCTACATTCTTCACAGGGAATCAGGAGCGAGCGAGCGCTGTGCGCCGAAAGAAGGACGCTTACCGACAAGATCTCATGCGGCAAATGGCTGACAATGAAAGGGCTAGGAAAAA AGAGAAGAGTAGAGACATGAGGATTAATGCCAGTGGAGAGAATGACCCAGAGAAATTG ACAAGTGTTCCTGAGGAGGAG CCTGGTAGGATCCGGGATCTTCCACCCACTAACCGCCAACCCAACCGACAGAGAGGGCGGGACACTTCCCCGTATCGGCCGTACCACACCCTGGACGATGAACCTGAAGGTCGAGACAGGCGACAAGACAGACAGAGGACTCCTCCTTACAGACCTCAGCAGGCATTTGCCACACCACCACCTCAGCCACAGAGAG GCCTTGGTCCCCAGCCCATGGGGTATATGCAGCCAGGAGTAGTGCCTGCCAACCCCTACTTCATGGGAGCTCCCATGATTCCAGTGGCAGCCCCTCTTGGTCCGTACCGTACACCGTACGACGATGCCTACTACTACTATGGCATGAGACACCCGCTGGATCCTAACATAGGGGGCGCAG GTGGTCCAGTTCCTCCCACAGGTGGCCCAGTCCCTCCCCTGACTACCCTGGCAAATGGCCGTTCTGACTCTCTCCCTGTCCCATCCATCAATATACCAAACGTGTCACCACGGGGACCAGAGTTTACCAGGGAGGA TGCTGCAAGAAAGCGTACAGAGAGTCGTATTCAAGACATGGTTGCCGATGATGATACCAGGAAAAGCCAGGAGGCCATAGAAAAGCAGCGGCAGTATCAAGAAGACCTGAAGGAACAG ATGAGGCTGAGAGACCTcaagaaacagaaagaaagGGATGAGAAAGAGAG GATCAGGGGTAGAGATGGAAG ATATGACCGGAAGTTGGAAGCAGAAGCCCAGAACTATAACCCCTGGGGTAAGGGTGGCGGGGGGGCACCGCTCAGGAACAGTGATGGGAGGGTCGTAG CGGACCTGCGAAAGATGCACATTCAGAACGAGGAAGACCAGCTCAGTCCACGGAACGAGTACTCCGACAAACCGGTGGTCAATCTGGAGGTCAACATGGCCAGTCTGACTGAGCCACCCAGACAACCACCCATCAAGGAGTCACAAG ACCCCGATGCCATTACCCAGTTCCTGGCCAATCATAATCAGAATGTGGGTAACAGGACTCAGTACCCAGGACATGATGGCGGCAGTGGCAGCAACAATACCTCGGAAG CCCtcaacatgtacacatacaagtCACCGTTTGCCCGCAAGAACAAGGTGTTTGAAGATGAAGACAACGAACAGAAAAATCAGAGGGATGAGTACCAATCAGAACTTCAGAGACAG GTTGAAGAGAAGAAGCGTAGGCAGGAAGAAGAGAAGAGGAAGCAGAAGGAAGAAGAGGATAGGGAAGAGCGCCGCTTAGCTGAACAGCGGGAGAGGATGCAGCAGGAATATGAGGCAGAACAGAGGAAACAGAGAGACAAAGAGGAAGAG GTGAAGAGAAAGAATGAGGAGTTGAAGCAGCTGGCGGAGGAGAGAAGACAGGAGGTTGAGAGGAAGAAGAGGGAGGAGGATGAGAAACACGACCAGGAGAGAAGACGACAGCTGGATGAGGaggacaggaggaggagggaggagCAACAG AGACAACGAGTGTCATCTCCACCCATCCCTACTCTGAGGAAGAATGAAGAAGAAATCCACCAGCCACCACCAGACTCCTACAGG GAgagaccgcccccctccccacctgtacCCGCTGTCAGAACCAGGGAGAGAGCACCAG CTTACCAAGGACCAGCCAAGGAGCTTCTGTCCCCAACACCTTCCACTCCTG CCTACCTGGAGCGAGTCCGTGAGCTCATTATTCCTCCAGATGTATTCAACAATGATACTGATTCTGAAGTTGGAACGGTGACTCCGTCAGTCAATTCCAGGGAATCTTCTGGTATAAAAGGGAGACTGGATAATGGAAGGAGTCGTGTTGTGGACG GAAACCCTCATGATGTGATTGACCAGCTATCTGCCATGAGAGCCCAGCTTCAGAGTGAGCAGAGGAGGGTACAGAGTCAACTGGACCATGCTAAG TTTGACAGTGTGCCAGCACCCAAACCACAGCCACCACCACC ACGTCGAGAGCTTACAGGTGTGGATATCTTTGACATGGCGCGGAACCGAAGCCGTGTTGCTGTCCGTAGGCCGGTCCAGACAGCAGACACCTCCGCTGATCCAAGGAACCTGGAAGACTTCAACGATCTCAAGCACAGAA AAAACACGGTATCCCGACAGGAGTTTCGATCCCGGTACCCCGATGACCCGTACACGGCCCGTGGCCTGGAGGCACAACAGTACGCCATGCTACAGCAACAAGAGGAGAAACTGGGTAAACTCAGGCAGG gTGGACTAGCCAGTGAGATGCCCAACATGGGTCCCCGTGACTTGGGTCTGCAGAGGGGGGATGATCTCAGCAGGAAGTCTTTATTGGACTCTGAGAGTGCCTTCATAG ATACCAATGGAATCCAATCAAATTCAGATCTGAATGGAGAGGCGACCTTCCCACCTGACATGGTAGATGAACGGAAGGGTCCAACTGCCAGGGAGAGGAGGAGGCAACAGCGCAAGTCACCCTCCCCACATCTG TTGGAGAAAGATGAGCTGAGTTTGGGAGGAGACTCCTACCTGGAGGCACAGCCAGGCCCGTCAGGCACCCAACCTGGCAACTTTGGCTCCCTAACCAGCCTGGATGTCGACAGGGTTGCAGCCAAAAATGAGGAAAGACTACGGAGGCTAAAGACCTTACAAG GTGATGACCAGTCTATTGGTGACCCAGACGACATCCTGCAGAGGTTCATGAATCAGCAGAAGCACAACCGGCCGTCCTCCACCACCACACTGGACACAGAGGCCTGGCTCAGGCCTGGCACTGGGAACACATCACTGCTGTCCAAAACATAA
- the LOC136428144 gene encoding centrosome and spindle pole associated protein 1-like isoform X5, protein MSDDIEKFIEQQKQKITAERQELGIPADPDISPSHGVNNGPSKENIPPTQGSKRDSGGPVEFGGLKLGGYEDHRKKLQEERKREYNQLLNEQKKFRSTGVNSRIQEIEHAKSLPRSSSEPQGLNNDQGSRTYPQRRRDTSPLGKETYDDILKRKREEEDRYRRLDDPEMITDRRRDDRLRDHPLRASRSDGFLNEPDDRRHRSESGWLKGLGHDRLKCELCQRRARLSGEWDQDYDRKVNRLDDDYGSRHVRFRDRDDYVDEDRRDWSRSRAGRRRDLNSAEGERPSREKDDKDRAHSAPPEDGFVIEKAQQSTFFTGNQERASAVRRKKDAYRQDLMRQMADNERARKKEKSRDMRINASGENDPEKLTSVPEEEPGRIRDLPPTNRQPNRQRGRDTSPYRPYHTLDDEPEGRDRRQDRQRTPPYRPQQAFATPPPQPQRGLGPQPMGYMQPGVVPANPYFMGAPMIPVAAPLGPYRTPYDDAYYYYGMRHPLDPNIGGAGGPVPPTGGPVPPLTTLANGRSDSLPVPSINIPNVSPRGPEFTREDAARKRTESRIQDMVADDDTRKSQEAIEKQRQYQEDLKEQMRLRDLKKQKERDEKERIRGRDGRYDRKLEAEAQNYNPWGKGGGGAPLRNSDGRVVADLRKMHIQNEEDQLSPRNEYSDKPVVNLEVNMASLTEPPRQPPIKESQDPDAITQFLANHNQNVGNRTQYPGHDGGSGSNNTSEALNMYTYKSPFARKNKVFEDEDNEQKNQRDEYQSELQRQVEEKKRRQEEEKRKQKEEEDREERRLAEQRERMQQEYEAEQRKQRDKEEEVKRKNEELKQLAEERRQEVERKKREEDEKHDQERRRQLDEEDRRRREEQQRQRVSSPPIPTLRKNEEEIHQPPPDSYRERPPPSPPVPAVRTRERAPAYQGPAKELLSPTPSTPAYLERVRELIIPPDVFNNDTDSEVGTVTPSVNSRESSGIKGRLDNGRSRVVDGNPHDVIDQLSAMRAQLQSEQRRVQSQLDHAKFDSVPAPKPQPPPPRRELTGVDIFDMARNRSRVAVRRPVQTADTSADPRNLEDFNDLKHRKNTVSRQEFRSRYPDDPYTARGLEAQQYAMLQQQEEKLGKLRQGGLASEMPNMGPRDLGLQRGDDLSRKSLLDSESAFIDLNGEATFPPDMVDERKGPTARERRRQQRKSPSPHLLEKDELSLGGDSYLEAQPGPSGTQPGNFGSLTSLDVDRVAAKNEERLRRLKTLQGDDQSIGDPDDILQRFMNQQKHNRPSSTTTLDTEAWLRPGTGNTSLLSKT, encoded by the exons AATGACCAGGGCAGCCGCACGTATCCTCAGCGCCGGCGAGACACCAGCCCGCTGGGAAAGGAAACATATGATGACATCTTGAAACGGAAGCGGGAAGAAGAGGACAGATATCGTCGCTTGGATGATCCAGAGATGATCACAGACAGAAGAAG GGATGACAGACTTCGCGACCATCCCCTCAGAGCATCGAGAAGTGATGGCTTCCTGAACGAACCAGATGATCGTCGG CACAGATCAGAGTCAGGTTGGCTCAAAGGGCTAGGCCATGACAGGCTGAAGTGTGAGTTGTGTCAGCGCAGAGCCAGGCTTAGTGGAGAATGGGACCAG GATTACGACCGGAAGGTGAATCGTCTGGATGATGACTACGGTAGCAGGCACGTCCgtttcagggacagggatgaTTATGTAGATGAGGACAGACGTGACTGG AGTCGTAGCAGGGCAGGGAGGAGAAGAGACCTCAACTCAGCTGAAGGAGAGAG ACCATCAAGAGAAAAGGATGACAAGGACCGTGCCCACTCTGCGCCTCCTGAAGATGGCTTTGTCATTG AAAAAGCCCAACAATCTACATTCTTCACAGGGAATCAGGAGCGAGCGAGCGCTGTGCGCCGAAAGAAGGACGCTTACCGACAAGATCTCATGCGGCAAATGGCTGACAATGAAAGGGCTAGGAAAAA AGAGAAGAGTAGAGACATGAGGATTAATGCCAGTGGAGAGAATGACCCAGAGAAATTG ACAAGTGTTCCTGAGGAGGAG CCTGGTAGGATCCGGGATCTTCCACCCACTAACCGCCAACCCAACCGACAGAGAGGGCGGGACACTTCCCCGTATCGGCCGTACCACACCCTGGACGATGAACCTGAAGGTCGAGACAGGCGACAAGACAGACAGAGGACTCCTCCTTACAGACCTCAGCAGGCATTTGCCACACCACCACCTCAGCCACAGAGAG GCCTTGGTCCCCAGCCCATGGGGTATATGCAGCCAGGAGTAGTGCCTGCCAACCCCTACTTCATGGGAGCTCCCATGATTCCAGTGGCAGCCCCTCTTGGTCCGTACCGTACACCGTACGACGATGCCTACTACTACTATGGCATGAGACACCCGCTGGATCCTAACATAGGGGGCGCAG GTGGTCCAGTTCCTCCCACAGGTGGCCCAGTCCCTCCCCTGACTACCCTGGCAAATGGCCGTTCTGACTCTCTCCCTGTCCCATCCATCAATATACCAAACGTGTCACCACGGGGACCAGAGTTTACCAGGGAGGA TGCTGCAAGAAAGCGTACAGAGAGTCGTATTCAAGACATGGTTGCCGATGATGATACCAGGAAAAGCCAGGAGGCCATAGAAAAGCAGCGGCAGTATCAAGAAGACCTGAAGGAACAG ATGAGGCTGAGAGACCTcaagaaacagaaagaaagGGATGAGAAAGAGAG GATCAGGGGTAGAGATGGAAG ATATGACCGGAAGTTGGAAGCAGAAGCCCAGAACTATAACCCCTGGGGTAAGGGTGGCGGGGGGGCACCGCTCAGGAACAGTGATGGGAGGGTCGTAG CGGACCTGCGAAAGATGCACATTCAGAACGAGGAAGACCAGCTCAGTCCACGGAACGAGTACTCCGACAAACCGGTGGTCAATCTGGAGGTCAACATGGCCAGTCTGACTGAGCCACCCAGACAACCACCCATCAAGGAGTCACAAG ACCCCGATGCCATTACCCAGTTCCTGGCCAATCATAATCAGAATGTGGGTAACAGGACTCAGTACCCAGGACATGATGGCGGCAGTGGCAGCAACAATACCTCGGAAG CCCtcaacatgtacacatacaagtCACCGTTTGCCCGCAAGAACAAGGTGTTTGAAGATGAAGACAACGAACAGAAAAATCAGAGGGATGAGTACCAATCAGAACTTCAGAGACAG GTTGAAGAGAAGAAGCGTAGGCAGGAAGAAGAGAAGAGGAAGCAGAAGGAAGAAGAGGATAGGGAAGAGCGCCGCTTAGCTGAACAGCGGGAGAGGATGCAGCAGGAATATGAGGCAGAACAGAGGAAACAGAGAGACAAAGAGGAAGAG GTGAAGAGAAAGAATGAGGAGTTGAAGCAGCTGGCGGAGGAGAGAAGACAGGAGGTTGAGAGGAAGAAGAGGGAGGAGGATGAGAAACACGACCAGGAGAGAAGACGACAGCTGGATGAGGaggacaggaggaggagggaggagCAACAG AGACAACGAGTGTCATCTCCACCCATCCCTACTCTGAGGAAGAATGAAGAAGAAATCCACCAGCCACCACCAGACTCCTACAGG GAgagaccgcccccctccccacctgtacCCGCTGTCAGAACCAGGGAGAGAGCACCAG CTTACCAAGGACCAGCCAAGGAGCTTCTGTCCCCAACACCTTCCACTCCTG CCTACCTGGAGCGAGTCCGTGAGCTCATTATTCCTCCAGATGTATTCAACAATGATACTGATTCTGAAGTTGGAACGGTGACTCCGTCAGTCAATTCCAGGGAATCTTCTGGTATAAAAGGGAGACTGGATAATGGAAGGAGTCGTGTTGTGGACG GAAACCCTCATGATGTGATTGACCAGCTATCTGCCATGAGAGCCCAGCTTCAGAGTGAGCAGAGGAGGGTACAGAGTCAACTGGACCATGCTAAG TTTGACAGTGTGCCAGCACCCAAACCACAGCCACCACCACC ACGTCGAGAGCTTACAGGTGTGGATATCTTTGACATGGCGCGGAACCGAAGCCGTGTTGCTGTCCGTAGGCCGGTCCAGACAGCAGACACCTCCGCTGATCCAAGGAACCTGGAAGACTTCAACGATCTCAAGCACAGAA AAAACACGGTATCCCGACAGGAGTTTCGATCCCGGTACCCCGATGACCCGTACACGGCCCGTGGCCTGGAGGCACAACAGTACGCCATGCTACAGCAACAAGAGGAGAAACTGGGTAAACTCAGGCAGG gTGGACTAGCCAGTGAGATGCCCAACATGGGTCCCCGTGACTTGGGTCTGCAGAGGGGGGATGATCTCAGCAGGAAGTCTTTATTGGACTCTGAGAGTGCCTTCATAG ATCTGAATGGAGAGGCGACCTTCCCACCTGACATGGTAGATGAACGGAAGGGTCCAACTGCCAGGGAGAGGAGGAGGCAACAGCGCAAGTCACCCTCCCCACATCTG TTGGAGAAAGATGAGCTGAGTTTGGGAGGAGACTCCTACCTGGAGGCACAGCCAGGCCCGTCAGGCACCCAACCTGGCAACTTTGGCTCCCTAACCAGCCTGGATGTCGACAGGGTTGCAGCCAAAAATGAGGAAAGACTACGGAGGCTAAAGACCTTACAAG GTGATGACCAGTCTATTGGTGACCCAGACGACATCCTGCAGAGGTTCATGAATCAGCAGAAGCACAACCGGCCGTCCTCCACCACCACACTGGACACAGAGGCCTGGCTCAGGCCTGGCACTGGGAACACATCACTGCTGTCCAAAACATAA